In Flavivirga abyssicola, the following are encoded in one genomic region:
- a CDS encoding alpha/beta hydrolase: MNTRFLKFIGFLINFISYFSPKYAAKLAIKLFSTPQKGRLDDEATQYLNTAVQEDVIHENISIKTYLWKGKKETILLAHGWESNTYRWKSLIEILKALDYTIIALDAPAHGASGGKLFNALFYSECIHTVAKKFKVHTLIGHSVGGTSTIFSQYNYQLESIKKIVILGAPADFVDVFKRYETMMGYNNRVSKAMEQYVLKAYNHLPEYYSAPDFIKEIDARVLAIHDKKDRIIPYIEGLKFKKNYEKVQFINTKGFGHGLKNETIYNYIVDFLNA; encoded by the coding sequence ATGAATACACGTTTTTTAAAATTCATTGGGTTTCTTATAAACTTTATAAGTTACTTTTCGCCAAAATATGCTGCAAAATTAGCGATTAAATTATTTTCAACGCCTCAGAAAGGACGACTTGACGATGAAGCTACTCAATACCTAAACACGGCTGTTCAAGAAGATGTCATCCACGAAAATATTTCGATAAAAACCTACCTTTGGAAAGGAAAAAAAGAAACTATTTTATTAGCCCACGGTTGGGAGAGTAACACTTACAGATGGAAAAGTTTAATTGAAATTCTAAAAGCTTTAGACTACACCATTATTGCACTAGATGCTCCTGCTCATGGTGCTTCTGGAGGAAAACTGTTTAATGCCCTTTTTTATTCTGAATGTATTCATACTGTTGCAAAAAAATTCAAAGTACACACGTTAATAGGTCATTCTGTTGGAGGTACATCAACTATTTTTTCGCAATATAATTACCAATTAGAATCTATTAAAAAAATAGTCATATTAGGTGCTCCAGCAGATTTTGTTGATGTTTTTAAACGCTATGAAACCATGATGGGATATAATAATAGAGTGTCTAAGGCTATGGAACAATATGTATTAAAAGCATATAATCATTTACCAGAATACTATTCTGCTCCTGATTTCATAAAAGAAATAGATGCCAGAGTATTAGCAATTCATGACAAAAAAGATAGAATTATCCCTTACATAGAAGGTTTAAAATTCAAAAAGAATTACGAAAAAGTACAATTTATTAATACGAAAGGTTTTGGTCACGGCTTAAAAAACGAGACTATTTACAATTATATTGTTGACTTCTTAAACGCATAA
- a CDS encoding cupin domain-containing protein, whose protein sequence is MAQKKYTIQNNPFVVPTNDGKIIKEHFGIATDGNSQISIAHMVAPSGWSEPFQTPEFDEFTFIIKGKKQFIIEDETIVLEAGQSIKIEKNTRVQYSNPFTETCEYLAICTPAFSIDLVNRESE, encoded by the coding sequence ATGGCACAAAAAAAATATACAATTCAAAATAACCCGTTCGTTGTTCCTACAAACGATGGAAAAATAATAAAAGAACATTTTGGAATAGCCACAGATGGTAATTCGCAAATTAGCATAGCTCATATGGTGGCGCCTTCTGGATGGAGTGAACCTTTTCAAACTCCAGAATTTGATGAATTTACCTTTATAATAAAAGGCAAAAAACAATTTATTATTGAAGATGAAACTATTGTTCTAGAAGCTGGTCAATCTATTAAAATTGAAAAGAATACAAGAGTTCAATATTCCAATCCTTTCACCGAAACATGTGAATATCTAGCGATTTGCACCCCTGCGTTTTCTATTGATCTGGTAAATAGAGAATCTGAATGA